A genome region from Perca fluviatilis chromosome 20, GENO_Pfluv_1.0, whole genome shotgun sequence includes the following:
- the LOC120549797 gene encoding uncharacterized protein LOC120549797, whose amino-acid sequence MGSGTSRGKKVAPACVSEVNVTKTTGGVTSPKQDSRPFKPLKIHAILRNTRNRAQPDCHSEGHDSDFSREDDDIDGEMDTVLADYEERGRASVKTNPPKKTVVRSKTYGLCHFSQDDEEDFSPAPRSRAEEPRGSHGGSRDVNKMSNDAFTLSKKHTPACPSQHSSSSQGFLTRGSLLEAVPTSEKQLTFGSCHSSCLPMPVTMYDGSEEELMDTIEKEFS is encoded by the exons ATGGGCAGCGGTACAAGCCGAGGGAAGAAAGTTGCACCTGCGTGTGTCAGCGAAGTGAACGTGACCAAAACAACTGGCGGTGTCACTTCACCCAAACAGGACAGCCGTCCATTCAAGCCTCTCAAAATCCATGCAATTTTGCGCAACACGCGCAACCGTGCGCAACCGGACTGCCACAGCGAGGGGCACGACTCTGACTTTTCTCGGGAGGACGATGACATTGATGGAGAGATGGACACAGTTCTTGCGGATTACGAGGAGCGAGGGAGAGCTTCCGTGAAGACAAACCCTCCCAAGAAGACGGTCGTCAGATCCAAAACATACGGACTGTGCCATTTTAGTCAGGACGATGAAGAGGACTTCAGCCCAGCTCCTCGGTCCCGAGCCGAGGAGCCACGTGGCTCACATGGTGGATCAAGAGATGTAAACAAGATGAGCAATGATGCTTTCACACTctctaaaaaacacacaccggCGTGCCCCAGTCAGCACAGT TCCTCCTCTCAGGGCTTTTTGACAAGAGGGTCTTTGTTGGAAGCTGTTCCCACATCAGAAAAACAATT GACTTTTGGCAGCTGCCATAGCTCCTGTCTCCCCATGCCAGTCACCATGTACGATGGGTCAGAAGAAGAGCTGATGGACACTATTGAGAAAGAGTTTAGTTGA
- the LOC120549796 gene encoding kelch domain-containing protein 1-like encodes MLFLTAELSGTTIASAVFWRSHHEKTTIPHLKAYCSTQQTVMDSAFERHCSELVARERSGHTAVVEETLLYVWGGYMSIADNEVFLPNDEIWVYDLERGVWEVFHMSGEVPPSMSGTCGCSLNGHLYIFGGCNDNGQTNQIYCVNLTDGKYTWRKIIHETGSAPSPRDKLSCWVYNGKIIYFGGYGHKLLTNVDSRNRSFIVDEASWVEDVLWGWNNEVHIFDPMQASWREPQTNGRAPAPRAAHASATMGCRGYICGGRVMETRMSDIHCLDFQSWTWSEIIPVSTTPVGRSWHTLTAVSDGTLFLFGGLSVDCKPMSDGWLLDVETKKWREVEHPFKNKPRLWHTACPGKDSDVIVFGGSCDYILLVDTGHCNDALVFQTQPYSLFRICEDYIAKNARNYEMLRNQLSLLPPKLLTAVQRRMSFYRPSKKQKY; translated from the exons atgctgtttTTGACAGCTGAGCTTAGTGGAACGACGATCGCTTCTGCTGTGTTTTGGCGTTCACATCATGAGAAAACAACTATACCACATCTAAAAGCGTACTGCAGCACGCAA CAAACAGTCATGGATTCTGCATTTGAGAGGCACTGCTCGGAGCTGGTGGCCCGGGAGAGGAGTGGACACACGGCTGTGGTGGAGGAAACCCTGCTGTATGTGTGGGGAGGTTACATG TCAATTGCTGACAATGAAGTGTTCCTTCCCAATGATGAAATCTGGGTGTATGACTTAGAACGAGGTGTATG GGAAGTGTTTCACATGTCAGGGGAAGTCCCTCCCTCTATGTCCGGGACCTGCGGCTGCTCTCTGAATGGACACTTGTACATATTTGGAGGTTGTAATGACAATGGACAGACCAATCAG ATCTATTGTGTCAACCTGACAGACGGTAAATACACGTGGAGGAAGATCATACATGAGACCGGTTCTGCTCCTTCGCCTCGAGACAAACTGTCCTGCTGGGTTTACAATGGAAA GATCATCTACTTTGGAGGATATGGTCACAAACTGCTGACTAATGTCGATAGCAGAAACAGAAGCTTCATTGTAGATGAAGCATCATGG GTGGAGGATGTCCTCTGGGGATGGAACAACGAGGTTCATATATTTGACCCCATGCAAGCCAGTTGGAGAGAACCACAAACCAAT GGCCGTGCTCCAGCCCCCAGGGCCGCCCACGCCAGTGCCACAATGGGATGTAGAGGATACATTTGTGGAGGCAGAGTCATG gaaaCCAGGATGAGTGACATTCACTGCCTAGACTTTCAGTCATGGACGTGGTCAGAAAT AATCCCAGTGTCCACCACTCCTGTGGGCAGATCGTGGCATACGCTCACAGCTGTATCAGACGGCACCTTGTTCCTGTTTGGAGGTCTCAGTGTAGACTGCAAACCAATGA GTGATGGGTGGTTGCTTGATGTTGAAACAAAGAAATGGAGAGAAGTCGAGCATCCCTTTAAGAATAAGCCTAG GTTGTGGCACACAGCATGTCCAGGCAAAGACTCTGATGTGATTGTGTTTGGTGGAAGTTGTGATTACATCCTCCTTGTTGACACC GGTCACTGCAATGATGCACTTGTTTTCCAAACACAGCCATATTCTCTATTCAG gATTTGTGAGGATTACATTGCAAAGAATGCGAGAAACTATGAGATGCTAAGAAATCAGCTTTCTCTCCTACCTCCCAAACTACTGACGGCAGTACAGAGGAGGATGTCTTTCTACAGGCCTTCAAAGAAGCAAAAATATTAG